The following proteins come from a genomic window of Musa acuminata AAA Group cultivar baxijiao chromosome BXJ1-7, Cavendish_Baxijiao_AAA, whole genome shotgun sequence:
- the LOC135678138 gene encoding uncharacterized protein LOC135678138 isoform X1, translating into MWMFKPFTGKEPVGLEGRTIDVGNVKVHVRNVIAQGGFSCVYIALDPAQSSKQYALKHMICNDAESSDLVMKEISVMKLLRGHPNVVTLIAHTILDMGWRKEALLVMEYCEKSLVTVLGNRGAGYFEEKQILLIFRDVCNAIYAMHSQSPPIAHRDLKAENVLLAPGGAWKLCDFGSTSTNHKCFDKPEEMGIEEDIIRKHTTPAYRAPEMWDLFRKEVLCEKVDIWALGCLLYRICYFKSAFDGESKLQVLNGNYRIPDLPKYSASMTGLIKGMLEASPNARPDIMQVWFRVNELLPEELQKHLPDGCAEAVAMHRSRSDSQDQEVSRKTSLMRRRSPPPPPSSQESEDTQHSGPSQDASWEGGPIGAFWSTQHGKDSAVIDNKRSFFNEPVKQAVSKQNHSTIISKDSPPRESHAHSRQPGRIERGNPADEDFEKKISQEMKHCSQRPKVLYPEEKPAFENETFNTLVADFDVSKLNSRNIVSDIKSRKEDLEAEVGKLKEQLKQANLEKVDMTSKYENLSAICRSQRQEIQELKSALSALSPSLPSKDRSKSHNHPGSLESAALPRDKMEGSVWDLQQGMMSNPSASSHRPELKTWNAFHGEPKIQAAPRSNHPISSGATNVPKNVTQAAEHSRHRWGFDMENFADPSGPQASRISAEGITSQRFNGGATKKTESEQPAGWAGF; encoded by the exons ATGTGGATGTTCAAGCCATTCACGGGCAAAGAACCTGTTGGTCTTGAAGGCCGAACAATTGATGTTGGTAATGTAAAGGTCCATGTTCGGAATGTCATAGCACAAGGGGGGTTTTCCTGTGTCTACATTGCCCTTGATCCTGCACAATCATCTAAACAGTATGCGCTGAAacatatgatttgcaatgatgccgaGTCATCAGATCTTGTCATGAAGGAGATCTCTGTGATGAAGCTGCTCAGAGGGCACCCTAATGTTGTGACCCTCATTGCGCACACCATACTAGACATGGGCTGGAGGAAGGAGGCATTGCTTGTAATGGAGTACTGTGAGAAGTCTCTGGTTACTGTGCTAGGAAACAGAGGAGCTGGATACTTCGAGGAGAAACAGATCCTCTTGATATTTAGAGATGTTTGCAATGCAATTTATGCCATGCATTCCCAATCACCACCAATTGCCCACAG GGATTTGAAAGCTGAAAATGTGCTGCTAGCTCCTGGTGGAGCTTGGAAGTTATGCGACTTTGGCAGCACTTCTACCAATCATAAATGCTTTGACAAGCCTGAGGAGATGGGAATTGAAGAAGACATTATCAGGAAGCACACAACTCCTGCATATAGAGCCCCTGAG ATGTGGGaccttttcagaaaggaagttttATGTGAGAAAGTGGACATCTGG GCTCTTGGATGCCTTCTATATCGAATCTGTTATTTCAAATCTGCATTTGACGGTGAATCAAAACTTCAAGTCCTGAATGGAAACTATCGCATCCCCGACTTACCAAAGTACAGTGCTTCTATGACCGGCCTGATCAAGGGCatgcttgaagcttctccaaatgCCAGACCAGATATCATGCAG GTTTGGTTTCGTGTCAATGAACTGCTTCCCGAAGAGTTGCAGAAGCATTTACCTGATGGCTGTGCTGAAGCTGTTGCCATGCATCGATCTCGTTCAGATTCACAAGATCAAG AAGTCTCAAGAAAGACTTCTTTGATGCGTCGAAGgagcccaccaccaccaccttcctCACAAGAATCTGAGGATACGCAACACTCTGGACCGTCTCAAGATGCTTCATGGGAAGGGGGGCCCATCGGTGCATTTTGGTCCACCCAACATGGGAAGGATTCAGCGGTTATAGATAATAAGAGATCTTTCTTTAATGAACCAGTCAAACAAGCAGTgtcaaagcagaatcacagtaccATTATAAGCAAAGATAGCCCTCCAAGGGAAAGCCATGCCCATTCCCGACAGCCAGGAAGGATTGAACGGGGAAACCCTGCTGATGAggactttgagaaaaaaatttCCCAAGAAATGAAGCATTGTTCCCAGAGGCCAAAGGTGTTGTACCCTGAGGAGAAACCAGCTTTTGAAAATGAAACATTCAATACTTTGGTGGCTGATTTTGATGTCAGCAAGTTGAACTCGAGGAATATTGTTAGTGACATAAAATCAAGGAAAGAAGATCTGGAAGCAGAAGTCGGTAAACTAAAAGAACAGCTGAAGCAAGCCAACTTGGAGAAAGTAGATATGACATCCAAATATGAAAATTTATCTGCCATCTGTCGCTCTCAGCGACAAGAGATACAGGAGCTGAAGAGTGCTCTTTCGGCACTAAGCCCATCACTACCAAGCAAAGATAGGTCAAAGAGTCACAACCATCCTGGAAGCTTGGAGTCTGCAGCTCTT CCAAGGGACAAGATGGAAGGAAGTGTATGGGACCTTCAGCAAGGAATGATGTCCAACCCTTCTGCATCATCACACAGACCAGAGCTGAAGACATGGAATGCTTTCCATGGAGAACCCAAAATTCAGGCTGCACCAAGAAGCAACCATCCTATATCTTCTGGAGCAACTAATGTCCCTAAAAATGTTACGCAGGCTGCAGAGCACTCGAGACATCGGTGGGGTTTTGATATGGAAAATTTTGCTGATCCATCTGGTCCACAAGCATCCAGGATTTCTGCCGAAGGAATTACTTCCCAGAGGTTTAACGGTGGGGCAACAAAGAAAACAGAATCTGAGCAGCCTGCCGGATGGGCCGGGTTTTGA
- the LOC135678138 gene encoding uncharacterized protein LOC135678138 isoform X2, with the protein MWMFKPFTGKEPVGLEGRTIDVGNVKVHVRNVIAQGGFSCVYIALDPAQSSKQYALKHMICNDAESSDLVMKEISVMKLLRGHPNVVTLIAHTILDMGWRKEALLVMEYCEKSLVTVLGNRGAGYFEEKQILLIFRDVCNAIYAMHSQSPPIAHRDLKAENVLLAPGGAWKLCDFGSTSTNHKCFDKPEEMGIEEDIIRKHTTPAYRAPEMWDLFRKEVLCEKVDIWALGCLLYRICYFKSAFDGESKLQVLNGNYRIPDLPKYSASMTGLIKGMLEASPNARPDIMQVWFRVNELLPEELQKHLPDGCAEAVAMHRSRSDSQDQEVSRKTSLMRRRSPPPPPSSQESEDTQHSGPSQDASWEGGPIGAFWSTQHGKDSAVIDNKRSFFNEPVKQAVSKQNHSTIISKDSPPRESHAHSRQPGRIERGNPADEDFEKKISQEMKHCSQRPKVLYPEEKPAFENETFNTLVADFDVSKLNSRNIVSDIKSRKEDLEAEVGKLKEQLKQANLEKVDMTSKYENLSAICRSQRQEIQELKSALSALSPSLPSKDRSKSHNHPGSLESAALVHISAITCFITQGTRWKEVYGTFSKE; encoded by the exons ATGTGGATGTTCAAGCCATTCACGGGCAAAGAACCTGTTGGTCTTGAAGGCCGAACAATTGATGTTGGTAATGTAAAGGTCCATGTTCGGAATGTCATAGCACAAGGGGGGTTTTCCTGTGTCTACATTGCCCTTGATCCTGCACAATCATCTAAACAGTATGCGCTGAAacatatgatttgcaatgatgccgaGTCATCAGATCTTGTCATGAAGGAGATCTCTGTGATGAAGCTGCTCAGAGGGCACCCTAATGTTGTGACCCTCATTGCGCACACCATACTAGACATGGGCTGGAGGAAGGAGGCATTGCTTGTAATGGAGTACTGTGAGAAGTCTCTGGTTACTGTGCTAGGAAACAGAGGAGCTGGATACTTCGAGGAGAAACAGATCCTCTTGATATTTAGAGATGTTTGCAATGCAATTTATGCCATGCATTCCCAATCACCACCAATTGCCCACAG GGATTTGAAAGCTGAAAATGTGCTGCTAGCTCCTGGTGGAGCTTGGAAGTTATGCGACTTTGGCAGCACTTCTACCAATCATAAATGCTTTGACAAGCCTGAGGAGATGGGAATTGAAGAAGACATTATCAGGAAGCACACAACTCCTGCATATAGAGCCCCTGAG ATGTGGGaccttttcagaaaggaagttttATGTGAGAAAGTGGACATCTGG GCTCTTGGATGCCTTCTATATCGAATCTGTTATTTCAAATCTGCATTTGACGGTGAATCAAAACTTCAAGTCCTGAATGGAAACTATCGCATCCCCGACTTACCAAAGTACAGTGCTTCTATGACCGGCCTGATCAAGGGCatgcttgaagcttctccaaatgCCAGACCAGATATCATGCAG GTTTGGTTTCGTGTCAATGAACTGCTTCCCGAAGAGTTGCAGAAGCATTTACCTGATGGCTGTGCTGAAGCTGTTGCCATGCATCGATCTCGTTCAGATTCACAAGATCAAG AAGTCTCAAGAAAGACTTCTTTGATGCGTCGAAGgagcccaccaccaccaccttcctCACAAGAATCTGAGGATACGCAACACTCTGGACCGTCTCAAGATGCTTCATGGGAAGGGGGGCCCATCGGTGCATTTTGGTCCACCCAACATGGGAAGGATTCAGCGGTTATAGATAATAAGAGATCTTTCTTTAATGAACCAGTCAAACAAGCAGTgtcaaagcagaatcacagtaccATTATAAGCAAAGATAGCCCTCCAAGGGAAAGCCATGCCCATTCCCGACAGCCAGGAAGGATTGAACGGGGAAACCCTGCTGATGAggactttgagaaaaaaatttCCCAAGAAATGAAGCATTGTTCCCAGAGGCCAAAGGTGTTGTACCCTGAGGAGAAACCAGCTTTTGAAAATGAAACATTCAATACTTTGGTGGCTGATTTTGATGTCAGCAAGTTGAACTCGAGGAATATTGTTAGTGACATAAAATCAAGGAAAGAAGATCTGGAAGCAGAAGTCGGTAAACTAAAAGAACAGCTGAAGCAAGCCAACTTGGAGAAAGTAGATATGACATCCAAATATGAAAATTTATCTGCCATCTGTCGCTCTCAGCGACAAGAGATACAGGAGCTGAAGAGTGCTCTTTCGGCACTAAGCCCATCACTACCAAGCAAAGATAGGTCAAAGAGTCACAACCATCCTGGAAGCTTGGAGTCTGCAGCTCTTGTACATATTTCAGCAATAACTTGTTTTATAAC CCAAGGGACAAGATGGAAGGAAGTGTATGGGACCTTCAGCAAGGAATGA
- the LOC135586876 gene encoding squamosa promoter-binding-like protein 17 isoform X1 yields MQGLLEGVPAMEMGSSSVGVSGASSGSSDSLHGLKFGKKIYFEDGGGNSSKDALAPASVAAPPPPPTKKMRGVVKGGLQQPPRCQVDGCKVDLTGAKTYYCKHKVCGMHSKAPKVTVAGLEQRFCQQCSRFHQLPEFDQGKRSCRRRLAGHNERRRKPPPPGPFASRHCHHTPSFHEELGRARSFPVDFSCPRFSTTTRDVWPTIAPGDWVAGNHCLGVLYPLSSGAVVHGAHPCMHGHLEGPLYSITKPPLRDCLSGASDSSCALSLLSTQPWNHNTARNQVPTISVSSCLDGTPMARSTVSDNCMTRSWGFIGHGGRPNPQNIQHIAGGVGRVAEVGDGQISGMLELARHGDGQCLHGSSGTAYDESGQVMRWSL; encoded by the exons ATGCAAGGACTGTTGGAGGGGGTTCCAGCAATGGAGATGGGTTCCAGCTCGGTTGGGGTCTCCGGGGCCTCCTCTGGCTCCAGCGACTCCCTCCATGGGCTCAAGTTCGGGAAAAAGATCTACTTTGAGGATGGTGGTGGGAACTCCTCCAAGGATGCCCTGGCTCCGGCATCTGTGGCGGCGCCACCGCCTCCACCGACGAAGAAAATGAGAGGGGTTGTGAAGGGTGGGCTGCAGCAGCCTCCAAGGTGTCAGGTAGATGGCTGCAAGGTGGATCTCACTGGGGCGAAAACTTATTACTGTAAGCATAAGGTCTGTGGGATGCATTCAAAGGCACCAAAAGTGACTGTTGCAGGCTTGGAGCAGAGATTTTGCCAGCAGTGCAGCAG GTTTCACCAATTACCTGAATTTGACCAAGGAAAACGCAGTTGCCGCAGACGGCTGGCAGGCCATAATGAACGTCGAAGGAAGCCACCACCTCCTGGGCCATTTGCATCACGCCACTGTCATCATACACCATCCTTCCATG AAGAACTTGGCAGAGCCAGAAGCTTTCCAGTTGATTTTAGCTGCCCGAGGTTTTCAACTACCACACGAGATGTTTGGCCGACCATTGCGCCTGGTGATTGGGTGGCTGGCAACCACTGTCTGGGAGTCTTATACCCTCTATCAAGTGGAGCCGTGGTGCATGGGGCTCATCCTTGTATGCATGGACATCTAGAGGGGCCCCTCTACTCCATCACTAAACCTCCGCTCCGTGATTGTCTCTCAGGAGCCTCAGACTCCAGctgtgctctctctcttctgtcaaccCAGCCATGGAATCACAACACTGCCAGGAACCAGGTTCCGACTATCTCGGTAAGCAGTTGCTTGGACGGCACCCCCATGGCTCGGTCGACCGTATCAGATAATTGCATGACAAGATCATGGGGTTTCATTGGTCATGGAGGCAGGCCTAACCCTCAGAATATCCAACACATCGCCGGCGGGGTGGGTAGAGTGGCTGAGGTTGGTGACGGTCAGATTTCCGGCATGCTAGAATTAGCTCGGCATGGCGACGGGCAGTGCCTCCATGGCTCAAGTGGAACAGCATATGATGAATCCGGTCAGGTGATGCGCTGGTCTCTGTAG
- the LOC135586876 gene encoding squamosa promoter-binding-like protein 17 isoform X3: MQGLLEGVPAMEMGSSSVGVSGASSGSSDSLHGLKFGKKIYFEDGGGNSSKDALAPASVAAPPPPPTKKMRGVVKGGLQQPPRCQVDGCKVDLTGAKTYYCKHKVCGMHSKAPKVTVAGLEQRFCQQCSRFHQLPEFDQGKRSCRRRLAGHNERRRKPPPPGPFASRHCHHTPSFHEELGRARSFPVDFSCPRFSTTTRDVWPTIAPGDWVAGNHCLGVLYPLSSGAVVHGAHPCMHGHLEGPLYSITKPPLRDCLSGASDSSCALSLLSTQPWNHNTARNQVPTISA; encoded by the exons ATGCAAGGACTGTTGGAGGGGGTTCCAGCAATGGAGATGGGTTCCAGCTCGGTTGGGGTCTCCGGGGCCTCCTCTGGCTCCAGCGACTCCCTCCATGGGCTCAAGTTCGGGAAAAAGATCTACTTTGAGGATGGTGGTGGGAACTCCTCCAAGGATGCCCTGGCTCCGGCATCTGTGGCGGCGCCACCGCCTCCACCGACGAAGAAAATGAGAGGGGTTGTGAAGGGTGGGCTGCAGCAGCCTCCAAGGTGTCAGGTAGATGGCTGCAAGGTGGATCTCACTGGGGCGAAAACTTATTACTGTAAGCATAAGGTCTGTGGGATGCATTCAAAGGCACCAAAAGTGACTGTTGCAGGCTTGGAGCAGAGATTTTGCCAGCAGTGCAGCAG GTTTCACCAATTACCTGAATTTGACCAAGGAAAACGCAGTTGCCGCAGACGGCTGGCAGGCCATAATGAACGTCGAAGGAAGCCACCACCTCCTGGGCCATTTGCATCACGCCACTGTCATCATACACCATCCTTCCATG AAGAACTTGGCAGAGCCAGAAGCTTTCCAGTTGATTTTAGCTGCCCGAGGTTTTCAACTACCACACGAGATGTTTGGCCGACCATTGCGCCTGGTGATTGGGTGGCTGGCAACCACTGTCTGGGAGTCTTATACCCTCTATCAAGTGGAGCCGTGGTGCATGGGGCTCATCCTTGTATGCATGGACATCTAGAGGGGCCCCTCTACTCCATCACTAAACCTCCGCTCCGTGATTGTCTCTCAGGAGCCTCAGACTCCAGctgtgctctctctcttctgtcaaccCAGCCATGGAATCACAACACTGCCAGGAACCAGGTTCCGACTATCTCG GCCTAA
- the LOC135586876 gene encoding squamosa promoter-binding-like protein 17 isoform X2: MQGLLEGVPAMEMGSSSVGVSGASSGSSDSLHGLKFGKKIYFEDGGGNSSKDALAPASVAAPPPPPTKKMRGVVKGGLQQPPRCQVDGCKVDLTGAKTYYCKHKVCGMHSKAPKVTVAGLEQRFCQQCSRFHQLPEFDQGKRSCRRRLAGHNERRRKPPPPGPFASRHCHHTPSFHELGRARSFPVDFSCPRFSTTTRDVWPTIAPGDWVAGNHCLGVLYPLSSGAVVHGAHPCMHGHLEGPLYSITKPPLRDCLSGASDSSCALSLLSTQPWNHNTARNQVPTISVSSCLDGTPMARSTVSDNCMTRSWGFIGHGGRPNPQNIQHIAGGVGRVAEVGDGQISGMLELARHGDGQCLHGSSGTAYDESGQVMRWSL, encoded by the exons ATGCAAGGACTGTTGGAGGGGGTTCCAGCAATGGAGATGGGTTCCAGCTCGGTTGGGGTCTCCGGGGCCTCCTCTGGCTCCAGCGACTCCCTCCATGGGCTCAAGTTCGGGAAAAAGATCTACTTTGAGGATGGTGGTGGGAACTCCTCCAAGGATGCCCTGGCTCCGGCATCTGTGGCGGCGCCACCGCCTCCACCGACGAAGAAAATGAGAGGGGTTGTGAAGGGTGGGCTGCAGCAGCCTCCAAGGTGTCAGGTAGATGGCTGCAAGGTGGATCTCACTGGGGCGAAAACTTATTACTGTAAGCATAAGGTCTGTGGGATGCATTCAAAGGCACCAAAAGTGACTGTTGCAGGCTTGGAGCAGAGATTTTGCCAGCAGTGCAGCAG GTTTCACCAATTACCTGAATTTGACCAAGGAAAACGCAGTTGCCGCAGACGGCTGGCAGGCCATAATGAACGTCGAAGGAAGCCACCACCTCCTGGGCCATTTGCATCACGCCACTGTCATCATACACCATCCTTCCATG AACTTGGCAGAGCCAGAAGCTTTCCAGTTGATTTTAGCTGCCCGAGGTTTTCAACTACCACACGAGATGTTTGGCCGACCATTGCGCCTGGTGATTGGGTGGCTGGCAACCACTGTCTGGGAGTCTTATACCCTCTATCAAGTGGAGCCGTGGTGCATGGGGCTCATCCTTGTATGCATGGACATCTAGAGGGGCCCCTCTACTCCATCACTAAACCTCCGCTCCGTGATTGTCTCTCAGGAGCCTCAGACTCCAGctgtgctctctctcttctgtcaaccCAGCCATGGAATCACAACACTGCCAGGAACCAGGTTCCGACTATCTCGGTAAGCAGTTGCTTGGACGGCACCCCCATGGCTCGGTCGACCGTATCAGATAATTGCATGACAAGATCATGGGGTTTCATTGGTCATGGAGGCAGGCCTAACCCTCAGAATATCCAACACATCGCCGGCGGGGTGGGTAGAGTGGCTGAGGTTGGTGACGGTCAGATTTCCGGCATGCTAGAATTAGCTCGGCATGGCGACGGGCAGTGCCTCCATGGCTCAAGTGGAACAGCATATGATGAATCCGGTCAGGTGATGCGCTGGTCTCTGTAG